The following coding sequences lie in one Vibrio sp. ED004 genomic window:
- a CDS encoding energy-coupling factor transporter transmembrane component T encodes MNASKVKFGINYIDTKSPLHALNGITKFALFLAWVTVVLTTFDLRLITLLIVTGLYLLKLTNVPVRVYKPLLLGTASVLSLNALFMYLLAPQQGTELIGSETLLLTLPGNYSLSQETLFYLVTVTLKYMSMFPIALIFVFTTHPTEFAASLNRIGVPYKIAYAVSLTLRYLPEVKKDFINIMHAQQARGVELSKKAPLITRIKNVAKVLGPLIFSSLDRADEISNAMTLRGFGRHKARTWYSYAPLKRIDFVCLSVIAFIVVLAIAKRILEPQLFWYPF; translated from the coding sequence ATGAACGCATCAAAAGTAAAATTCGGCATCAATTACATTGATACAAAATCACCGCTTCATGCTCTCAACGGCATCACCAAGTTTGCGCTCTTCTTAGCTTGGGTAACCGTGGTCTTAACTACGTTCGACCTAAGATTGATTACACTGCTTATTGTGACTGGTTTATACCTGCTAAAGCTGACCAATGTGCCTGTACGTGTGTATAAACCTTTGTTATTGGGTACGGCGAGTGTATTAAGCCTAAATGCTCTGTTCATGTATCTGCTGGCCCCACAGCAAGGTACTGAGCTCATCGGCAGCGAAACCTTACTGCTGACATTGCCGGGTAACTACTCGTTGAGCCAAGAGACTCTGTTTTACTTAGTCACTGTCACGCTCAAATACATGAGCATGTTCCCGATAGCGTTGATTTTTGTCTTCACAACGCATCCAACGGAGTTTGCAGCGAGCCTCAACCGTATCGGTGTTCCTTACAAAATTGCTTATGCGGTGAGTCTAACATTGCGTTACTTGCCTGAAGTTAAAAAAGACTTCATCAATATCATGCATGCTCAACAGGCTCGTGGTGTAGAGCTCTCAAAGAAGGCTCCCCTAATTACTCGAATTAAAAATGTAGCTAAAGTTCTAGGCCCGCTCATTTTCTCTAGTTTGGACCGCGCAGACGAGATCTCTAACGCAATGACGTTACGAGGCTTTGGTCGACACAAAGCACGCACTTGGTATAGCTATGCACCCTTGAAACGTATCGACTTTGTTTGTTTGAGTGTCATCGCTTTTATCGTGGTGTTGGCCATTGCGAAACGTATTCTAGAGCCGCAGTTATTTTGGTATCCGTTCTAG
- a CDS encoding ABC transporter ATP-binding protein, with product MTIAFSNFSFRYESLDKPTLKNINLRIEKGEKIVIIGPSGSGKSTLGQCLNGLIPHAIKGEVTGSLEINGKNISEFSMHDYTEQIGTVLQDTDSQFVGLNIGEDIAFALENQLMSNIDMYPLVKSTAKMVDLADMLVRSPHDLSGGQKQRVSLAGILVDDVDILLFDEPLASLDPKTGKATIEIIDQLHKETNKTIVIIEHRLEDVLHRDIDRVILMERGEIVADMTPDEILASELLDTHGIREPLYLSALKAAKAPLTSEDKLSNLKALDYKRFRPAVQAWFAERPAPVADKQYPPLLEVHGLTYSYDGEKNALEDVSFKIGKGEFVSILGKNGSGKSTITKLIMGVIDADSGSSYLNGEDLSELSIFERSQKVGVVMQNPNHMISHHMIFDEIAFGLRNRNIAEELITEKVEHVLELCGLSKFRHWPIEALSYGQKKRVTIASILVLEPELLILDEPTAGQDYRNYTSMLAFIQKLNRDLGITVVIISHDMHLVLEYTTRSIVIADSKLIANAAMTEVFSQPSLLERANLCTTSIYELATMMKIDDTNAFMQYFIDYERSAQ from the coding sequence ATGACTATAGCATTTTCGAACTTCTCTTTTAGATATGAGTCGCTGGATAAACCGACGCTAAAAAATATCAATCTAAGGATAGAGAAAGGAGAGAAAATCGTCATTATTGGACCAAGTGGTAGTGGTAAATCGACCCTAGGTCAGTGTCTTAACGGTCTGATACCTCATGCCATTAAAGGTGAAGTCACAGGTTCTTTAGAGATCAACGGCAAGAACATTTCTGAGTTTTCGATGCACGACTATACCGAGCAAATCGGCACGGTATTACAAGATACTGATAGCCAATTTGTGGGGTTAAATATCGGCGAAGACATCGCTTTCGCACTCGAAAACCAGTTGATGTCGAACATTGACATGTACCCGTTAGTTAAGTCGACTGCAAAAATGGTCGATCTAGCGGACATGCTTGTACGTTCACCTCATGACCTTTCAGGTGGTCAAAAACAGCGAGTGTCCTTAGCGGGTATCTTAGTTGATGACGTTGATATTTTGCTGTTCGATGAACCTCTAGCAAGCCTTGACCCTAAAACAGGTAAGGCAACGATTGAGATCATCGACCAGCTGCATAAAGAAACCAACAAGACCATCGTGATTATCGAGCACCGCCTTGAGGATGTCCTACATCGCGATATCGACCGTGTGATCTTAATGGAACGTGGTGAAATCGTTGCAGACATGACACCCGATGAAATCTTGGCTTCTGAATTACTTGATACACACGGTATTCGTGAACCGCTTTACTTGTCGGCGCTTAAGGCGGCGAAAGCCCCACTAACCAGCGAAGACAAGCTGTCAAACCTCAAAGCTTTAGACTACAAAAGGTTCCGCCCTGCTGTTCAAGCTTGGTTTGCTGAGCGCCCTGCCCCAGTAGCAGATAAGCAATATCCACCTTTACTTGAAGTTCATGGTCTGACTTATTCTTACGACGGCGAGAAAAACGCACTCGAAGATGTCAGCTTCAAGATTGGCAAAGGTGAGTTTGTTTCGATTCTAGGCAAAAACGGTTCGGGTAAATCTACCATCACTAAACTCATCATGGGTGTGATCGATGCCGATTCAGGCTCTTCCTATCTAAATGGTGAAGACCTATCTGAGCTTTCTATCTTTGAAAGAAGTCAGAAAGTCGGTGTCGTGATGCAGAACCCAAATCATATGATCTCGCATCATATGATTTTCGACGAGATTGCTTTTGGTCTTCGTAACCGCAACATTGCAGAAGAACTGATCACAGAAAAAGTAGAGCATGTTCTCGAGCTGTGTGGGCTGAGTAAGTTCCGCCACTGGCCGATCGAAGCACTAAGCTACGGCCAGAAAAAACGTGTAACCATCGCTTCTATCTTAGTGTTGGAACCTGAACTCCTCATCTTGGATGAACCAACGGCGGGTCAAGATTACCGCAACTACACATCCATGCTAGCATTCATCCAAAAGCTTAACCGTGATTTGGGTATTACCGTTGTGATCATCTCACACGACATGCACCTCGTTCTCGAGTACACCACACGTTCAATCGTAATCGCAGATAGCAAGTTGATTGCCAATGCAGCGATGACGGAAGTGTTTAGCCAACCATCACTTCTAGAACGTGCAAATCTTTGTACCACCAGCATTTATGAACTCGCGACTATGATGAAAATCGACGACACCAATGCATTCATGCAGTACTTCATCGACTACGAGAGAAGCGCTCAATGA